The following are encoded together in the Actinoplanes sp. N902-109 genome:
- the frr gene encoding ribosome recycling factor, whose amino-acid sequence MESAVEHAKEEFAAIRTGRATPAMFSKIVVDYYGAPTPVPQMASIGIPEPRMVIVKPYDSSQIGPIERAIRDSDLGVNPNNEGTQLRIHLPQMTEERRRDMIKIARHKAEEGRVAIRNVRRKAKEQIDRSVKDGEVGEDDGRRAEKELDDTTAKYVAVVDDLVKHKEAELLEV is encoded by the coding sequence ATGGAGAGCGCGGTCGAGCACGCCAAGGAGGAGTTCGCCGCGATCCGCACGGGCCGTGCCACGCCGGCGATGTTCTCCAAGATCGTTGTCGACTACTACGGCGCTCCGACCCCGGTGCCGCAGATGGCGTCCATCGGCATCCCCGAGCCCCGCATGGTCATCGTCAAGCCCTACGACAGCTCGCAGATCGGCCCGATCGAGCGGGCGATCCGCGACTCCGACCTCGGGGTCAACCCCAACAACGAGGGCACCCAGCTGCGCATCCACCTGCCGCAGATGACCGAGGAACGGCGCCGCGACATGATCAAGATCGCGCGGCACAAGGCCGAGGAGGGCCGCGTCGCGATCCGCAACGTGCGCCGCAAGGCCAAGGAGCAGATCGACCGCTCGGTCAAGGACGGCGAGGTCGGCGAGGACGACGGCCGGCGCGCCGAGAAGGAGCTGGACGACACCACCGCCAAGTACGTCGCCGTGGTCGACGACCTGGTCAAGCACAAGGAAGCCGAGCTGCTCGAGGTCTGA
- the pyrH gene encoding UMP kinase has product MTMVTEQTAAVGEVASPRPERPRRVVLKLSGEVFGGGAVGVDPDVVQGIARQIATVTRRGVQVAVVVGGGNFFRGAELQKRGMDRNRADYMGMLGTVMNCLALQDFLEKEGIETRVQTAITMAQVAEPYIPLRAIRHLEKGRVVIFGAGAGMPYFSTDTVTAQRALEIHADLVLMSKNGVDGVYTADPRTDPEALKIDHITFAGVLQRGLRVADQAAFSLCEENGLPMLVFGAQGDDTIVRAVSGEKIGTLITA; this is encoded by the coding sequence ATGACGATGGTGACCGAGCAGACTGCCGCGGTGGGTGAGGTTGCCTCGCCGCGGCCCGAACGGCCGCGACGGGTCGTCCTCAAGCTCTCCGGTGAGGTTTTCGGCGGCGGCGCAGTCGGCGTCGACCCCGATGTCGTGCAGGGCATCGCCCGGCAGATCGCCACGGTGACCCGCCGTGGTGTACAGGTCGCCGTGGTCGTCGGCGGCGGCAACTTCTTCCGCGGCGCCGAGCTGCAGAAGCGCGGCATGGACCGCAACCGCGCCGACTACATGGGCATGCTGGGCACGGTCATGAACTGCCTCGCCCTGCAGGACTTCCTCGAGAAGGAGGGCATCGAGACGCGGGTGCAGACCGCGATCACGATGGCCCAGGTCGCCGAGCCGTACATCCCGCTGCGCGCCATCCGGCACCTCGAGAAGGGCCGGGTCGTGATCTTCGGCGCCGGCGCCGGCATGCCGTATTTCTCCACCGACACGGTCACCGCCCAGCGGGCCCTGGAGATCCATGCCGACCTCGTGCTGATGAGCAAGAACGGCGTCGACGGCGTCTACACCGCCGACCCGCGCACCGACCCCGAGGCGCTCAAGATCGACCACATCACCTTCGCGGGCGTCCTGCAGCGTGGGCTGCGGGTGGCCGACCAGGCCGCTTTCAGCCTCTGCGAGGAGAATGGCCTGCCCATGCTCGTCTTCGGCGCCCAGGGGGACGACACTATCGTCCGGGCTGTCAGCGGCGAGAAGATCGGCACCTTGATCACCGCGTAA
- the tsf gene encoding translation elongation factor Ts, with product MANYTAADVKKLRDLTGAGMMDCKKALDESDGDFDKAVEFLRIKGAKDVGKRAGRTAANGIVSHYGNALLELNCETDFVAKTPDFVALGAQLVEHASTSKIADAAGLLESTLADGKTVADTIQDFSAKIGEKIVVNRFAELDGNVAVYLHRKAQDLPPQVGVLVQYTGKTDEAGDDDARAVGMQIAAMRPKFLTREDVPAETVENERRIAEQTAREEGKPEQALPKIVEGRVNSFFKDFVLLEQPSVTDNKKTVKQVAADAGIEVTSFVRFEVGQE from the coding sequence ATGGCCAACTACACCGCCGCGGACGTGAAGAAGCTCCGCGACCTGACCGGCGCCGGCATGATGGACTGCAAGAAGGCGCTCGACGAGTCGGACGGTGACTTCGACAAGGCCGTCGAGTTCCTGCGCATCAAGGGCGCCAAGGACGTCGGCAAGCGGGCCGGTCGCACCGCCGCCAACGGCATCGTCAGCCACTACGGCAACGCGCTGCTCGAGCTCAACTGCGAGACCGACTTCGTCGCCAAGACCCCCGACTTCGTCGCGCTGGGCGCGCAGCTGGTCGAGCACGCCTCGACCAGCAAGATCGCCGACGCCGCCGGGCTGCTGGAGTCGACGCTCGCCGACGGCAAGACCGTCGCCGACACGATCCAGGACTTCTCGGCCAAGATCGGTGAGAAGATCGTGGTCAACCGGTTCGCCGAGCTCGACGGCAACGTCGCGGTCTACCTGCACCGCAAGGCCCAGGACCTGCCGCCGCAGGTGGGTGTGCTGGTGCAGTACACCGGCAAGACCGACGAGGCCGGCGACGACGACGCCCGCGCGGTCGGCATGCAGATCGCGGCCATGCGGCCCAAGTTCCTCACCCGTGAGGACGTCCCGGCCGAGACGGTCGAGAACGAGCGTCGCATCGCCGAGCAGACCGCTCGCGAGGAGGGCAAGCCCGAGCAGGCGCTGCCCAAGATCGTCGAGGGCCGGGTGAACTCCTTCTTCAAGGACTTCGTCCTGCTCGAGCAGCCGTCGGTCACCGACAACAAGAAGACGGTCAAGCAGGTCGCCGCCGACGCCGGCATCGAGGTCACCAGCTTCGTCCGGTTCGAGGTCGGCCAGGAGTAA
- the rpsB gene encoding 30S ribosomal protein S2 — protein sequence MAVVTMRQLLESGVHFGHQTRRWNPKMKRFIFTERNGIYIIDLRQTLDYIEKAYSYVRDTVAEGGHILFVGTKKQAQEAIAEQATRVGQPYVNHRWLGGMLTNFQTVYKRLQRMKELEALGDLSGTATGYTKKETLQLSREKEKLTKTLGGLRDMTKVPSAIWVVDTKKEHIAVDEARKLGIPVIAVLDTNCDPDEVDFPIPGNDDAIRSAELLTRVVAAAVADGLIARSGRGRGGDADSKPEATVAAGEPLPEWERDLYEGAEKKAVDAEPAAAPAPTEPVAAAVESAATESAAAEPAATEPVAAATEPVATAAE from the coding sequence ATGGCCGTCGTGACCATGCGCCAGCTGCTGGAAAGCGGTGTCCACTTCGGGCACCAGACCCGCCGCTGGAACCCGAAGATGAAGCGCTTCATCTTCACCGAGCGCAACGGTATCTACATCATCGACCTGCGCCAGACTCTCGATTACATCGAGAAGGCGTACTCGTATGTGCGCGACACCGTCGCCGAGGGTGGCCACATCCTCTTCGTCGGCACCAAGAAGCAGGCCCAGGAAGCGATCGCCGAGCAGGCGACCCGCGTCGGCCAGCCGTACGTCAACCACCGCTGGCTGGGCGGCATGCTCACCAACTTCCAGACGGTTTACAAGCGTCTGCAGCGCATGAAGGAGCTCGAGGCTCTGGGTGACCTGAGTGGCACCGCCACCGGTTACACCAAGAAGGAGACCCTCCAGCTCTCGCGCGAGAAGGAGAAGCTGACCAAGACCCTCGGTGGTCTGCGGGACATGACCAAGGTGCCGTCGGCGATCTGGGTCGTCGACACCAAGAAGGAGCACATCGCCGTTGACGAGGCCCGCAAGCTGGGCATCCCCGTCATCGCGGTGCTCGACACCAACTGTGACCCGGACGAGGTCGACTTCCCGATCCCGGGCAACGACGACGCGATCCGCTCGGCCGAGCTGCTGACCAGGGTCGTCGCCGCTGCCGTGGCCGACGGCCTGATCGCCCGGTCCGGCCGTGGCCGGGGCGGCGACGCCGACTCCAAGCCCGAGGCGACCGTTGCCGCCGGCGAGCCGCTGCCGGAGTGGGAGCGCGACCTCTACGAGGGCGCTGAGAAGAAGGCCGTGGACGCCGAGCCCGCCGCCGCTCCGGCCCCCACCGAGCCGGTTGCGGCTGCCGTCGAGTCGGCTGCCACCGAGTCGGCTGCCGCTGAGCCGGCTGCCACCGAGCCGGTTGCTGCTGCCACCGAGCCGGTCGCGACCGCCGCGGAGTAA
- a CDS encoding YraN family protein, translated as MTNERRAVGGYGERLAERHLRAQGLVLLERNWRCLDGEIDLILRDGDDVVFCEVKTRRSDAFGSPAEAVSAAKRQRLRLLAVRWLQQSGVHPREVRFDVVAVLPQPKGRPLIEHLRAAF; from the coding sequence ATGACGAACGAGAGAAGGGCGGTCGGCGGCTATGGCGAGCGCCTCGCCGAACGCCACCTCCGCGCGCAGGGCCTCGTGCTGCTGGAGCGCAACTGGCGCTGCCTCGACGGCGAGATCGACCTGATCCTGCGCGACGGCGACGACGTGGTGTTCTGCGAGGTGAAGACCCGGCGCAGCGATGCTTTCGGGAGCCCGGCGGAGGCGGTCAGCGCGGCCAAACGGCAACGCCTGCGGCTGCTCGCGGTTCGCTGGCTGCAACAGAGCGGCGTGCATCCGCGCGAGGTCCGCTTCGACGTGGTCGCGGTGCTGCCGCAGCCCAAGGGGCGGCCGCTGATCGAGCACCTGCGCGCGGCGTTCTGA
- a CDS encoding YifB family Mg chelatase-like AAA ATPase, protein MSYARVLCAGLVGVSGHLVEVEADLSLGLPTLVLTGLPDAALQEARDRVRAAIVNSGQQWPNRRITVNLLPATLPKQGSAFDLAIACALLAGAGELPLAPMDGVAVLGELGLDGTVRPVRGVLPMVAAAAAAGTTRVVVPLGNAREATMVPGVTVRGVDSLRRLIGFIRGEGELLDPPPPVPDPAGPDLDLADVAGQDLGRYAIEVAAAGGHHMSMLGPPGAGKTMLAERLPSILPRLDDPAALEVTALHSIAGLLPADGKLIRRPPFQAPHHSASTAALIGGGSGIARPGAISLAHHGVLLLDEAPEFANAALQALRQPLESGRVVLARARGTTEYPAQVQVVMAANPCPCANPAGDQYCRCSALTRRRYLSKVSGPLLDRIDIQIKLRPVRAVQLMTSEEPAEPSATVAVRVAAARTAAAARWSQWGWRLNAEVPGPHLRRPPFKLAPGHTASLRSSLDRGSLSARGFDRILRLAWTVADLSGLDAPGGAEVDEAAQLRMGDAHDGRRH, encoded by the coding sequence ATGAGCTACGCGCGGGTGCTGTGCGCCGGCCTGGTCGGTGTGTCGGGTCATCTCGTCGAGGTCGAGGCCGACCTCTCCCTCGGGCTGCCGACCCTCGTCCTGACCGGGCTGCCGGATGCCGCACTGCAGGAGGCCCGGGATCGCGTACGGGCCGCAATCGTCAATTCCGGACAGCAGTGGCCCAATCGCCGCATCACCGTGAATCTGCTCCCCGCCACGCTCCCCAAACAAGGCAGTGCGTTCGACCTCGCGATCGCCTGCGCGTTGCTTGCCGGGGCGGGAGAGCTGCCGCTCGCCCCCATGGACGGCGTCGCGGTGCTGGGCGAGCTGGGGCTCGACGGCACCGTACGTCCGGTCCGCGGGGTCCTGCCGATGGTGGCGGCCGCAGCCGCAGCCGGGACGACCCGGGTCGTGGTACCGCTGGGCAACGCGCGGGAGGCGACCATGGTGCCCGGCGTGACCGTGCGCGGCGTCGACTCCCTGCGCCGCTTGATCGGCTTCATCCGGGGCGAGGGGGAGCTGCTCGACCCGCCCCCGCCGGTCCCCGACCCGGCCGGGCCCGACCTCGACCTGGCCGACGTCGCCGGACAGGATCTCGGCCGCTACGCGATCGAGGTGGCCGCGGCCGGTGGCCACCACATGTCGATGCTCGGACCGCCCGGCGCCGGCAAGACCATGCTGGCCGAGCGCCTCCCGTCGATCCTGCCGCGGCTGGACGACCCGGCGGCGCTGGAAGTGACGGCGCTGCACTCGATCGCCGGGCTGCTGCCGGCCGACGGCAAGCTGATCCGGCGACCGCCGTTCCAAGCCCCGCACCACAGCGCCAGCACGGCGGCCCTGATCGGCGGCGGCTCGGGGATCGCCCGGCCCGGGGCCATCTCGCTGGCGCACCACGGCGTCCTGCTGCTCGACGAGGCGCCCGAGTTCGCCAATGCCGCCCTGCAAGCGCTTCGCCAGCCGCTGGAGAGCGGCCGGGTGGTGCTGGCGCGCGCCCGCGGGACCACGGAATACCCGGCCCAGGTGCAGGTGGTGATGGCCGCCAACCCGTGCCCGTGCGCCAACCCCGCCGGCGACCAGTACTGCCGGTGCAGCGCGCTGACCCGGCGCCGCTATCTGAGCAAGGTCTCCGGGCCGCTCCTCGACCGGATCGACATCCAGATCAAGCTGCGCCCGGTCCGGGCCGTGCAACTGATGACGTCGGAGGAGCCCGCCGAGCCGTCGGCGACGGTTGCCGTACGGGTGGCCGCCGCGCGCACGGCAGCCGCAGCCCGCTGGTCACAGTGGGGCTGGCGGCTCAACGCCGAAGTTCCGGGGCCGCACCTGCGCCGGCCACCGTTCAAGCTCGCCCCCGGGCACACCGCATCGCTGCGCTCGAGCCTCGACCGGGGCTCGCTGTCGGCCCGCGGTTTTGATCGCATCCTGCGCCTCGCCTGGACCGTCGCCGACCTGTCGGGGCTGGACGCCCCCGGCGGCGCCGAGGTGGACGAGGCCGCACAACTGAGAATGGGAGACGCTCATGACGGACGCCGACACTGA
- the dprA gene encoding DNA-processing protein DprA, producing MTDADTDRLARVALTWVAEPGNRVVWELVRDVGAEATLTGVLAGDIASPAVRKRARARRRENDPWTFAELAVRRGKTFGARVVVPSDPEWPHGVDALADLELDTTGGPNENVRPPLCLWVRGSPPLNEAFERSVAIVGSRSSTNYGEHVTAELAYGVAEHGWTVVSGGAFGIDAQAHRATLAAGGCTVAVLACGVERPYPLGNGALFEQVCASGLLMSEWPIGAEPQRHRFLIRNRVIAAATSGTVVVEAAARSGALQTMGRVIALGRRAMVVPGPVTSAMSVGCHELLRRHPEARLVTTAAHVLDEVGSIGEYLAEPARPAQHARDDLDEESALVLEAFPRRGIAEPDQLAARAGLGLRTVLRRLTLLEMLGLVERRDVGIVLTEEARAAPQRRSMPPQLPPPSDP from the coding sequence ATGACGGACGCCGACACTGACCGGCTGGCGCGGGTCGCCCTCACCTGGGTGGCCGAGCCGGGCAACCGAGTCGTCTGGGAACTCGTCCGGGACGTGGGTGCCGAAGCGACGCTCACCGGTGTGCTGGCCGGCGACATCGCCAGCCCGGCGGTGCGGAAGCGGGCGCGGGCCCGGCGACGGGAGAACGACCCCTGGACATTCGCCGAACTCGCGGTCCGCCGCGGCAAGACGTTCGGCGCCCGCGTCGTCGTACCGTCCGACCCGGAATGGCCGCACGGGGTCGACGCACTGGCGGACCTGGAGCTGGACACGACCGGTGGCCCCAACGAGAACGTGCGCCCGCCGCTGTGCCTGTGGGTTCGTGGCAGCCCGCCGCTCAACGAGGCGTTCGAGCGCTCGGTGGCGATCGTTGGATCCCGGTCGTCGACGAACTACGGCGAACATGTGACAGCGGAGCTCGCGTACGGCGTCGCCGAGCACGGGTGGACGGTCGTGTCCGGCGGCGCGTTCGGCATCGACGCGCAGGCCCACCGCGCCACGTTGGCGGCCGGTGGCTGCACGGTGGCGGTGCTGGCCTGCGGGGTCGAGCGGCCCTACCCGCTGGGCAACGGCGCGCTGTTCGAGCAGGTCTGCGCCAGCGGGTTGCTGATGAGCGAGTGGCCCATCGGTGCGGAGCCGCAGCGCCATCGCTTTCTCATCCGCAACCGCGTCATAGCGGCGGCCACGAGCGGGACGGTGGTGGTCGAGGCGGCTGCACGCAGCGGAGCACTGCAGACCATGGGCCGGGTGATCGCACTCGGCCGGCGCGCGATGGTCGTGCCCGGTCCGGTGACCTCGGCGATGTCCGTGGGCTGCCACGAGCTGCTGCGGCGGCACCCGGAGGCGCGCTTGGTCACCACGGCGGCCCATGTGCTCGACGAGGTCGGGAGCATCGGCGAGTACCTGGCCGAGCCCGCCCGGCCGGCACAGCACGCCCGCGACGACCTGGACGAGGAGAGCGCGCTGGTGCTGGAGGCCTTCCCACGCCGGGGCATCGCCGAGCCGGACCAGCTCGCGGCCCGCGCTGGGCTGGGCCTGCGGACGGTGCTCCGGCGGCTCACGCTGCTGGAGATGCTGGGCCTGGTGGAGCGGCGGGATGTCGGCATCGTGCTCACCGAGGAGGCGCGCGCCGCGCCGCAACGCCGCAGCATGCCCCCGCAACTGCCACCGCCGAGCGACCCATGA
- a CDS encoding pyridoxamine 5'-phosphate oxidase family protein has translation MTSWREIEKDHPEFAAKVKARFDVGTNKTIATLRRDGSPRISGTELTFEDGEVTFGAMADGVKLRDLRRDPRIAIHSPTVEPTGAEAKLAGYAMEVAPPQQDAFPDAGYFRVDLREVSVMYLGEPADHLVIESWDTTHGYRRRTRK, from the coding sequence ATGACGAGCTGGCGAGAGATCGAGAAGGACCATCCCGAGTTCGCAGCCAAGGTCAAGGCCCGCTTCGACGTGGGCACCAACAAGACGATCGCCACCCTGCGCCGCGACGGCTCACCCCGGATCAGCGGCACCGAGCTCACCTTCGAGGACGGCGAGGTCACCTTTGGCGCGATGGCCGACGGCGTGAAGCTGCGCGACCTCCGCCGCGACCCGCGGATCGCCATCCACAGCCCCACAGTGGAACCTACCGGCGCCGAGGCCAAGCTGGCCGGGTACGCCATGGAGGTCGCCCCGCCGCAGCAGGACGCCTTCCCCGACGCCGGCTATTTCCGGGTGGACCTCCGCGAGGTCTCGGTGATGTACCTCGGCGAGCCGGCGGACCACCTGGTCATCGAGTCCTGGGACACCACCCACGGCTATCGTCGCCGCACCCGAAAGTAA
- a CDS encoding DUF6636 domain-containing protein: MRSWSGLAALALVAGCSSITGTGPAPSPAPTAHQALGDAAPSAAPTLVSEAGFRTPSGNIGCYLTRSQVRCDIAAKAWTPPSRPADCELDYGSGLTLGREVSFVCAGDTVLGARQTLSYGSAIQSGDVRCDSGETALRCANVATNHGFTLAREQYHFW, encoded by the coding sequence GTGCGCTCCTGGTCCGGGTTGGCGGCGCTCGCACTGGTCGCGGGCTGCTCATCGATCACCGGTACGGGCCCGGCGCCGTCCCCCGCACCCACCGCCCACCAGGCCCTCGGTGACGCGGCGCCTTCGGCGGCTCCGACGCTCGTGTCCGAGGCGGGATTCCGGACGCCGTCGGGCAACATCGGCTGCTACCTCACCAGGAGTCAGGTCCGCTGCGACATCGCGGCCAAGGCCTGGACGCCACCATCCCGCCCGGCCGACTGCGAGCTCGACTACGGCTCCGGCCTGACGCTCGGCCGCGAGGTGTCCTTCGTCTGCGCCGGCGACACCGTCCTGGGCGCCCGGCAGACCTTGTCCTACGGCAGCGCGATCCAATCCGGTGACGTGCGGTGCGACAGCGGTGAGACGGCGCTGCGCTGCGCCAACGTGGCCACCAACCACGGCTTCACGCTGGCCCGCGAGCAGTACCACTTCTGGTAA
- a CDS encoding tyrosine recombinase XerC, protein MSGTRTAHEALPPAMRQAVDDFGLHLSRVDNRSVHTVRAYVGDVVSLLAHAADAGCAAPGDLDIGVLRGWLARRMGDGAARTSQARRAAAARTFTAWAHRAGLAASDAGAQLASPRAHRDLPSVLRAEQAADLVVTTSDPHGVRDTAVLELLYATGVRVSELCGLDIADVDEGRRVVRVLGKGAKERAVPYGVPAQRALDEWLRHGRPKLVHEGSGDALFLGARGGRLQQTVVRRIVGRAAQAAGLPHTSPHDLRHSAATHLLDGGADLRAVQDLLGHASLSSTQIYTHVSTERLRAAFEQAHPRA, encoded by the coding sequence ATGAGTGGCACCCGCACGGCCCATGAGGCACTGCCCCCGGCGATGCGGCAGGCCGTCGACGACTTCGGGCTGCACCTGTCGCGGGTCGACAACCGGTCGGTGCACACCGTGCGGGCGTACGTGGGCGATGTCGTGTCGTTGCTCGCCCATGCCGCCGATGCCGGTTGCGCCGCGCCCGGTGACCTGGACATCGGGGTGCTGCGCGGGTGGCTGGCCCGGCGGATGGGCGATGGTGCCGCCCGTACGTCGCAGGCCCGGCGGGCAGCCGCGGCGCGGACCTTCACCGCGTGGGCGCACCGGGCCGGGCTGGCCGCGTCGGATGCGGGCGCGCAGCTGGCCAGCCCCAGGGCGCACCGCGACCTGCCGTCGGTGTTGCGCGCCGAGCAGGCGGCGGACCTGGTCGTCACCACGAGCGACCCGCATGGCGTACGGGACACCGCCGTGCTCGAACTCCTCTATGCGACCGGCGTACGGGTCAGCGAGTTGTGCGGCCTCGACATCGCCGACGTGGACGAGGGGCGGCGGGTGGTGCGCGTGCTCGGCAAGGGCGCCAAGGAGCGTGCGGTGCCCTACGGGGTGCCCGCCCAGCGTGCCCTCGACGAGTGGCTGCGGCACGGCCGGCCGAAGCTCGTGCACGAGGGCAGCGGCGACGCGCTGTTCCTCGGGGCGCGGGGTGGCCGGCTGCAGCAGACCGTGGTGCGCCGGATCGTGGGACGCGCGGCGCAGGCGGCGGGCCTGCCGCACACCAGCCCGCACGATCTACGCCACTCGGCGGCCACCCATCTGCTCGACGGGGGCGCCGACCTGCGGGCCGTGCAGGATCTGCTCGGGCATGCCTCACTGTCGAGCACGCAGATATACACGCATGTTTCCACGGAACGGCTGCGCGCGGCGTTCGAGCAGGCCCACCCGAGAGCTTGA
- a CDS encoding aminotransferase class V-fold PLP-dependent enzyme — MSAGNPPPPIPGARLLFSLDPAVAYLNHGSFGAVPIGVQRAQQRLRDEVERNPMTFLAGTALMDRIVHTRRHLAQFLGADPEGSALVPNATAGVSLALQSVRLQPGDEVLLTDHGYGANELAAKRQCRRAGATTRTVAVPLLASDAEVVARIRDALRPGKTKLLIVDQLTSATAKVLPVREIVAVARQHEIPVLVDAAHAPGMLPLDVRGIDADFWVGNLHKWAFAPRATALFSVTPAWRRRIEPLVVSWEQESGFPQNVEFQGTLDYSAWLAAPVGVFTMRTLGIDLVRQHNAALARYGQRVVGEALGLTPAELPEPGSPEAAMRLVPMPSGVATTRPEAAELRQRIADKLATEVALNPWGGRGWLRLSAQVYNRAEDYNRLAERLPELIADHG, encoded by the coding sequence GTGAGCGCCGGCAACCCACCCCCGCCCATCCCCGGTGCCCGGCTGCTGTTCTCGCTCGACCCGGCGGTCGCCTATCTCAACCACGGCTCGTTCGGCGCTGTGCCGATCGGCGTGCAGCGCGCCCAGCAGCGGTTGCGTGACGAGGTCGAGCGCAACCCGATGACGTTCCTGGCCGGCACGGCGCTGATGGACCGCATCGTCCACACCCGACGTCATCTCGCCCAGTTTCTCGGCGCCGATCCGGAGGGCAGCGCGCTGGTGCCGAACGCGACGGCCGGGGTCTCGCTGGCCCTGCAGTCGGTGCGGCTCCAGCCGGGTGACGAGGTGCTGCTGACCGATCATGGCTACGGCGCCAACGAACTGGCGGCCAAGCGGCAGTGCCGGCGGGCCGGTGCGACCACCCGCACGGTGGCGGTGCCGCTGCTGGCCTCGGACGCCGAGGTGGTGGCCCGGATCCGCGACGCGCTGCGGCCCGGCAAGACCAAGCTGCTCATCGTCGATCAGCTGACCTCCGCGACAGCCAAGGTGCTGCCGGTGCGAGAGATCGTCGCGGTGGCCCGGCAGCACGAGATCCCGGTGCTCGTCGACGCGGCCCACGCACCCGGGATGTTGCCGCTGGACGTGCGCGGCATCGACGCCGACTTCTGGGTGGGCAACCTGCACAAGTGGGCCTTCGCGCCCCGGGCCACCGCGCTGTTCAGCGTGACCCCGGCCTGGCGCCGGCGGATCGAGCCGCTGGTCGTCTCGTGGGAACAGGAATCGGGCTTCCCGCAGAACGTCGAGTTTCAGGGGACGCTGGACTACTCGGCGTGGCTGGCGGCCCCGGTGGGTGTCTTCACCATGCGGACGCTCGGCATCGACCTGGTCCGTCAGCACAACGCCGCGCTGGCCCGTTATGGCCAGCGGGTGGTCGGCGAGGCGCTCGGGCTCACGCCCGCGGAGCTGCCCGAGCCCGGTTCGCCCGAGGCCGCCATGCGGCTGGTGCCGATGCCCTCGGGGGTGGCGACCACCCGGCCGGAGGCCGCCGAGCTGCGCCAGCGGATCGCCGACAAGCTGGCTACCGAGGTCGCGCTCAACCCGTGGGGCGGGCGCGGGTGGCTGCGACTGAGCGCCCAGGTCTACAACCGTGCGGAGGACTACAACCGCCTTGCCGAGCGCCTGCCGGAGCTGATCGCCGATCACGGCTGA
- a CDS encoding DUF2469 domain-containing protein — protein MSAEDLEKYETEMELQLYREYRDIVRQFSYVVETERRFYLANQVDLHVRNADGEVYFEVEMHDAWVWDMYRPARFVKNVRVMTFKDVNVEELEKPDISLPDEPGFGS, from the coding sequence ATGAGCGCAGAGGATCTCGAGAAGTACGAAACCGAGATGGAGCTGCAGCTCTACCGGGAGTACCGCGACATCGTCCGACAATTCTCGTACGTGGTGGAGACGGAGCGCCGCTTCTACCTGGCCAACCAGGTGGATCTGCACGTGCGCAACGCCGACGGCGAGGTGTACTTCGAGGTCGAGATGCATGACGCATGGGTCTGGGACATGTATCGGCCGGCGCGGTTCGTGAAGAACGTCCGCGTCATGACGTTCAAGGACGTGAACGTCGAGGAGCTCGAAAAACCGGACATCTCACTCCCGGACGAGCCGGGCTTCGGCAGCTGA
- a CDS encoding ribonuclease HII, with amino-acid sequence MLAPPRTVVRREGGLYAIERALQRRGFRNVAGADEAGRGACAGPLVAGAAILPEGKRGEIEELADSKLLTPAARERVYAEVVERALAWSVVIVPAAEVDARGLHVCNLAAMRRALASLTMRPDYVLTDGFPVDGLGAPGLAVWKGDRVAACVAAASVLAKVTRDRLMVELDDKFPGYGFAVHKGYITEEHSSALTERGPCAEHRFSYVNVAAASGRGNRPPRARRPATPAATAVPLMLWPDSGGTVGVASGEQPQPPTPVGEDEAMEGEKR; translated from the coding sequence ATGCTCGCGCCACCGCGCACCGTCGTGCGCCGCGAGGGCGGGCTCTACGCGATCGAGCGGGCGTTGCAGCGCCGGGGCTTCCGCAACGTCGCCGGGGCTGACGAGGCGGGCCGTGGGGCCTGTGCCGGGCCGCTGGTGGCGGGCGCGGCCATCCTGCCCGAGGGCAAACGCGGCGAGATCGAGGAGCTGGCCGACTCCAAGCTGCTCACCCCGGCCGCCCGCGAACGGGTCTACGCCGAGGTGGTCGAGCGGGCCCTGGCCTGGTCGGTGGTCATCGTGCCGGCCGCCGAGGTCGACGCCCGGGGGCTGCACGTCTGCAACCTCGCGGCCATGCGGCGGGCCCTGGCATCGCTGACCATGCGGCCCGACTACGTGCTGACCGACGGTTTCCCGGTCGACGGGCTGGGCGCCCCGGGGCTGGCGGTGTGGAAGGGGGACCGGGTCGCGGCCTGCGTCGCGGCGGCCAGCGTGCTCGCCAAGGTGACCCGGGACAGGCTGATGGTGGAGCTGGACGACAAGTTCCCCGGTTATGGCTTCGCGGTGCACAAGGGGTACATCACCGAGGAGCACAGCAGTGCGCTCACCGAACGTGGGCCGTGCGCTGAGCACCGGTTCTCGTACGTGAACGTCGCCGCCGCCTCCGGGCGGGGCAACCGGCCGCCGCGGGCCCGGCGGCCCGCGACACCGGCTGCGACGGCCGTGCCGCTGATGCTCTGGCCGGACAGTGGGGGTACCGTCGGCGTGGCGTCGGGCGAGCAGCCTCAGCCGCCGACGCCGGTGGGGGAAGATGAGGCCATGGAGGGCGAGAAGCGATGA